A genomic region of Ursus arctos isolate Adak ecotype North America unplaced genomic scaffold, UrsArc2.0 scaffold_8, whole genome shotgun sequence contains the following coding sequences:
- the CUNH2orf74 gene encoding uncharacterized protein C2orf74 homolog, which produces MSFETTAITFFILLLICFICILLLLVVFLYKCFQSRKDEEREKSPCTDANGGEDCLAANAETNNPRDQEKTVLTQITDLNAPMRPGILVQRRSKEEVVTPLENKENIEEGEDKVKEKQEPKETGGNGEEDEDLQKPPIPLTRTPSAVENHKRPLKGVTFSREVIVVDLGKEYPTPRSYTREHKERK; this is translated from the exons ATGAGCTTTGAAACCACAGCAATCACTTTCTTCATCCTCCTTCTAATTTGCTTCATTTGCATCCTCCTTTTATTGGTggtttttttatataaatg TTTCCAAAGCaggaaagatgaagagagagaaaaaagtccTTGTACAGATGCTAATGGAGGTGAAGATTGTTTGGCTGCTAATGCGGAGACAAATAATCCAAGAGACCAAGAAAA GACCGTCCTGACACAAATCACGGACTTGAACGCACCCATGAGGCCTGGCATTCTTGTCCAGAGACGGAGTAAAGAAGAGGTGGTCACACCCttagaaaacaaagagaacataGAAGAGGGGGAGGACAAAGTGAAAGAGAAGCAAGAGCCTAAGGAAACTGGAGGAAATGGTGAAGAG GATGAGGATTTGCAAAAACCACCCATACCTCTCACCAGAACTCCTTCAGCTGTtgaaaaccacaaaagacctttaAAAGGAGTGACATTTTCTAGGGAGGTAATTGTTGTGGACCTTGGGAAGGAATACCCGACACCTCGAAGCTATACTCGAgagcataaagaaagaaaatga